The nucleotide sequence CAATATTTTAGTGTTTAATATAGAATAACACTTGCACAAATAGCAAGTTGTAGTAAAATATTACAAAATGTCATATAACATAATAAGTTTATTATAGTTAATAAATTATTACGTTAACGTTAACAAAGCTATAGTAACATTAATGAAGTGCATTTGTCAATAATTTGAATGGTAATTTTTATGGTATAAAAGTTAATAAAAAGAGTACACATCTATAAATAAACTCATAGTATACAAAAAACAATAATGATATGATATAATTTTTGTATATATAGTATATATGGTTTATATAAAAAAATATATGGAACAAAGTATGTAATAGAATAGGTAGGTGAGATACCGATTTGTAAATTTTGTAAATCGGGTTTATATGGTTAGTATTAAAGATATAGCAAGGTATTGTGGAGTTTCGGCTATGACAGTGTCTAGAGCACTTAACAATAGTGATGATATAGCAGAAGCTACAAAAGAAAAAATTTTAAAGGTATGTGAAGAATTAAAGTATAAGCCTAATTCAGCAGCTAAAAGCTTAATAACTAAGAAAACAAATATGATTGGACTTATTATACCAGATATTGCAAATCAATATTACGCAAATATCAGCAAAGGTGTAAGTTCGTACATAGAAAAGCACGGTTATGGTTTAATATTATGTAACAGTAATAGAAAAAAGCCAAATGAGGTTAAGTATTTGGATTTTTTAAGTGAGGGCAGAGTGGATGGGATAATTATTCTTCCAGTAAAGCCGAGAAAAGAAGATTATGAAGATATATCAAGGCAAATTCCAATGGTTATGGCAGATAACTTTGCTAAGGGGCTAGAGGTTAATTTTGTAGGTATTGATAACTACGCTGGAGCTATTAAAATTATAACGCACATGGTTAATCAAGGGTATAAAAAGATAGGAGTAATACTGGGAGATAAAGATTCTACTGCTTCTAGTGAAAGACTTAACGGCTATAAAAAAGTACTTGAGGATAAAGGTATATCATATAACGAGGATATAGTTATACACAGTAATTCAACCTTTGAAGATGGTTTCAATATAGCAAGCATACTTATAGAAAAAGGTGTGGATAGTATTTTTGCAATAAATGATACTGTAGCCATGGGAGTTATAAAATATTGCTATGAGAAGGGAATAAAGCTTCCAGAGGAACTTGGACTTGCAGGATACGACAATATAGAGCAGGCAGCTATGCTAACAATTCCACTTACAACTGTAGATCAAGATAATAAAAAGATTGGCACAATAGCGGCTAAAATGCTTGTAGATGCTATTAAGGGAAATGCAAAGAAAACTGAAAAGATTATATTAGAACCGACTCTTGTTATAAGAAAATCATGTGGTGAATGACTTTTAATGGGTATTGACTGGAAAAACAATACGTTGTATAATCTAAGCATATTGTGTTAACGTTAACGAAAAATTGTATAATATATTTTTTTGTGCTTAAAAAGATTTTTATAATAAGCTAAGTTTTAGATATATAGGTAATTTGGATAGAAAAGATATTCGTTCTATTTTGTGAAAAAGTTACTAACTAAATAAGGTATGTACATATAAATGAGTGTTAAGGAAAAATTTCTTAAAAATGATACAAAATTAGTTATACAACTTAAAGAGCAGGTATTGTTATTAGACTAAAAGAAGGGAGGTTGTAATAACATGAACTTTTCTATACAGGATTTTTCAATGGACTTTTTTTCATTAAAAGGAAAGGTTGCAATAGTTACAGGTGGAAATACAGGTCTCGGACAAGGATACGCACTTGCACTTGCTAAGGCAGGCGCTGATTTATTTATAGTTACTCATGGTACTAACTGGGATGAAACCAGAAAACTCATAGAAGACGAAGGAAGAAAAGTTGAGTTTTATAAGGCGGATTTATCTAAAAAAGAAAGTATACCAGGAATATTTGACAAATGCATGGAGCTTTACGGAAGATTAGATATACTTGTCAATAATGCAGGAACCATAAGAAGAGCCCCTATTACAGAATATAGAGATGAAGATTGGGAATATATAATAAATACGAATTTGAATTCTATTTATCATTTGAGTCAGAGAGCAGCAAAGATTATGATAAAACAAGGTTCCGGTAAGATTATAAATATTGCATCTATGCTTTCTTTTCAAGGTGGTAAGTTTGTACCTCCATATACAGCCTCAAAGCATGGAGTTGCTGGTTTGACTAAAGCATTTGCAAATGAATTAGCTGACAAAAACATTCAAATAAATGCAATAGCTCCAGGTTATATTGTTACTAAAAATACTGAAGCTATAAGAAATGATGAGTCAAGAAATAATGAAATATTATCAAGGATACCAGCAGGGAAATGGGGATATCCATTTGATGTAATGGGAACGGTAGTATTTTTAGCTTCAAGGGCTTCGGACTATATTAATGGCCATATTTTAGCAGTAGATGGTGGATGGCTAGTTAGATAAAGTTAAAATAAGAACGTACATAGATTTGGTGTGAGCAGATTTATGTACGTTCTTTATTTATAAAAGGATGCGTTAATTTGTATTTATATATAGTATAGTTGTATAAGTAATGGAAATAGTAGAGGAAGAATACAGTAAAGATAATGTACACCGTAAATTAAATATTTAAATTAGTAACATAAGTTACAGAAGGTTCAAATTAAATTATTTATAATTGGTTACATAAGATTTAAATAGTTAGGAGTGGTTTTACAATGTATATTGATAATCTTAAAAGACAACATACAGAGATATATAGCAGCATAAAGATGCTGAAGGGATTTATAGATAAAAAAATGAGTGAAGAGGACTACGCAGAAATGGCTAAAACAGTTAGTGTATTAGCTGGGATTTTAAAAGTTCATCTTCAGTCAGAGGACAAATTCCTGTATCCAGAGTTATTGAAAAACAAGGATGAGGCTATAAGTAATATGGCAAAAGAATATATAGATGATATGGGCAATATCGGCAAGAAATTTGAGGAATATAAAAATAAGTATAATACTAAAATTAAGGTATGTGACAATGTTTTAAGTTTAAAGAAAGATACTGAGGAAGTTTTAAACTTACTTGTAAATAGGCTCAATAAGGAAGATAAAGCTCTGTATCCTTTGATAAATTAAGTACTATAATAGTTAAATGTAATATGATATAATGAGCTATGGCAAAACCTAGAAATATGAGGGAATAAATAAAAAAGCTAATTTCAGAGAAATTCTTCTGTGTTAGTTTTTTGTTATATAAGGGAGAAATTAAGATGAAAACAGTAAATGTTCATGGGTTTGAGGCAAGCTCAAAGGAAGAATTTCAAGTAATTCAAAGCAGTTTAGTGAAGAGAATTAAATTAATAAGTGATTTTAAAGAAGAGGATATAAAACTTTGTGCAGGTGTGGATTTAGCATATTGGACAAAAGGTGAGAAACAGTATGGTGTATGCTGCATCATTGTGATCGATTATAATACAGGTGAGATAATAGAAAAGGCCTATGATTATGGGGAGATAGAAGTGCCATATATGCCGGGATTTTTAGCCTTTAGGGAGCTTCCACTAGTTATCAAAACCGTTAAAAAGCTAAAGAATGAGCCAGATATATTTATGTTTGATGGAAATGGATACTTACATTATAATCATATGGGAATAGCTACACACGCATCATTTTTCTTAAATAAACCTACAATAGGAGTTGCTAAAAGTTATTTAAAAGTAGCAGGAGTAGACTTCGAAATGCCTGAAAGTTTTGAGGGTGCCTTTAAAGATATTGTAATAAATGAAGAGGTATATGGAAGAGTATTAAGAACTAAAAAAGATGTTAAGCCTATATTTGTATCCTGCGGAAATTACATAGACTTAGAAACATGCACGAAAATATGCAGTAAGCTTATAAATAATGATAGTAGATTGCCAATTACAGTTAGATTAGCGGATTTAGAAACGCATAAAAGAAGAAGTGAACTATCCTAAAACTGAGGAGGAGAATATATGTTTGATTTTATTGGAAATGGAAGTGCTTTTAATACAGAGAGAGGTAACAATAGTGCATTTATAAAGAAAAATAGCAGTATGATACTTGTAGATTGTGGAGGTACAGTTTTTCACAGAATAAAGCAGCTTAATTTACTTCAGGATATTAAAAATTTATATATTATAATAACACATACACATCCGGATCACATTGGAAGTCTCGGGGACTTGATATTCTATTGTTACTATATATTGAAGTTTAAACCAACTATTATTTATCCCAATAAAGATATTATTACAGACTTTTTTAATATTATAGGAGTTGGAGATGAAATGTATGAGCTTGTTAGTGATAATAAGGTTAATTTAACAGCTCCGGAGTTTGGAGATTTAAATATAGAATTTATACCTGCATCTCATGTAGGAGTAATACCAGCATATGGTTTTTTAATTGGAATGTCTGATAACTTAGTTTATTACAGTGGAGATGGTAACAAATTACCAGAAAAAAATTATAAATAAAATTAAGAGCGGTTGTATTTCCATGGCATACCAGGATACGTGTGGTTTAAATTATGAGGGAAATGTTCATCTATCCTTAAAAAAGCTTTGTGAAGCAATTCCAAAGGAGTTTAGAAATAAGGTGTTTTGTATGCATCTTGATGAAAATATAACAGAAGAAGAGATAAAAAATGAGGGCTTTAATGTCTCAGTTTTGTATAAATAAAATTTATTTATACAAAATATAAAATATCCTAAAAATTAATAATATGTTGTAAAAAATACATAAATATGATAACATATTATTAAAATAAACCACAATAAATTGACAAAATGATAAAAGGCGAAGGGAGAGTGCGGATTGAAAACTAAGGCTTTATTTACTTTTCATTTTTCTGAGGATGAAATAAAAAATCTTGAAGAACTTGGGTTTGAAATAATCTTGAGAAGAGAAAAAGACTTAAAATATACAAAAGAGCTTGAAGATGTAGAGTTTATGTTTACCTATAATCCATTTAAGCATTTCGATATAGCTAAGCTTAAAAAATTAAAGTGGATTCAACTTGAAAGTGATGGTTTTGAACAAATTCCAAAGGAGTATACTAAAAATAACGGAATTATAGTTACTAATAATAAAAATGGCTATAGTGTGCCTATTTCAGAGTGGATAGTTTGGAGCATTTTATCTACCTACAAAGAGGCAAATATTTTCTTTCAGAATAAGCAGGATAAAAAATGGAAGCTTAGAACCTCTCTTAGAGAGATTTTTGGAGAAACTGTAGGAATACTTGGCACTGGACATATAGCTATTGAAACAGCAAAAAGACTTCAAGCTTTTGGGGTTAATGTTTTGGGACTTAATACTACAGGCAGAAAAGTAGAGTATTTCAATGAATGTTATGCTAAGGATAGGGTAGAGGAAATGATTAAAGAGTGTGATGTAGTAGTATCACTTCTACCTATTACAGATGAGACACATCACTTTATTAATGAAAGAATTTTTTTATTGATGAAAAATGGAGTGGTTTTTGTAAATGCATCAAGGGGTAAGGTAGTTGAAGAAGAGAAATTAATAAAGTTTCTTAAGAATGGTAAAATACGTGCTGCAGCTTTGGATGTTGTTGAAGAAGAGCCTTTAAGTAAGGATAGTCCTCTTTGGCAAATGAATAATGTGATTATAACTCCGCACAATTCTTGGATTTCACAAAACATGGCTAAAAGAAAGTATAAGTTAGTTTATGAAAACATGAGAAGATATAAAGCAGGAGAACAGCTTAAAAATATAGTGGATTTACAAAAGGGATATTAGGATTAAATTTTTTAAAGGCACATTGTATACAAATACAAATACAGAGTTTTTACATATAAGATGAAAGGATAAAAATAATAAATAATTATGAAGAGTATGTATGTTTTTGAGCAAATTGTTATTCTATTTTTAATAATGGGTATTGGATATTATGCTGCAAAGTCAAAAATAATTGATGATGACACTACAAGCCATTTATCAAATTTTATAGTTAGCATAACTCTTCCGTTAATGATATTGACTTCTTTTAACGTTGAGTATTCAAGAAAAACTGTTATTACTATCATAAATCTTCTTGTATTTTCAGTTGCAGCTTTCATTATTTCAATTGTAATAGGAAAAATTATTTCATTTAAATTTGCTATGGATAAGAGAGATATATTGATGTTTATGAGTATATTTTCTAACTGTGGTTTTATAGGATTTCCGGTACTAAAAGTTGTGTATGGAAATAAAGGAGTACTTTATACATCTATATTCAATCTGGTATATAACGTATTTATTTGGACAATTGGAATAGTGATTATAAATGATAAGAGAGAAAAAATTGATTATAAGAAAATATTATTTAATCATAATATAATAGCGGTTATTGTTGGAGTTTTTCTGATGCTCTTATCTATAAAAATACCATACGTTATGAGTTCAGCCTTCAATTTAATAGGGTCTATGACAGCACCGTTATCTATGATAGTAATTGGTTCTATACTAGCAGGTGTAGATTTTAATGATATTTTTAAGGATTGGAGCCTTTATTATATAGCAATTTTAAGATTAATTATAATACCTCTTATAATTTATTTTGCACTTAAACCCTTTCAGATTAATAAAATTGTTATTGGGGTAATTATTATTTGTGAAGCTATGCCAGGAGGAACCCTTTGTCCTATACTTGCAAAAAGTTGCAATAGAAATTTTAAGTATGCGTCAAAGATAGTGCTTATAACAACAATTTTATCAATGATGACTATACCATTTATGACTTTGTTTTTAAAAATATAGAATTTTATTTGGAGATGATTTAAATGAGTAGAATCAGTGAAGAAATAGAGAATTTAACTGTGGAGCTGGTAAAGGTGCCAAGTGTAAATGGAACAGAGGGAGAGGGCAATATAGGAAATAAAATTTTAAGTTACTTAAAGGAGATTGATTATTTTAAGGAGCATGAGGAGTATGCATTTAGAATACCTCTTAAGAATGACAAGCTTGGAAGAGGTAATGTTTTTGCTTTGATAAGAGGAGAAAAAGGACAATCAAATAGAACTATAATTTTACATGGACACATGGATACTGTTGCAGTAGATGATTATGGTTCATTAAAGGACTATGCTTTTGATCCAGATATTCTTCAAAAAAAGCTTAAAGAAATTGAATTGCCAGAAGAAGTTAGAGAAGATCTTGATAGTGGTGATTGGATGTTTGGACGAGGAGCATCAGATATGAAAAGTGGGGATGCAGTTCATCTTGTAGTATTAAAGGAATTATCTAAAAGAGTTAAGGATATCTCTGGCAATATATTATTTATGTCAAATCCAGTAGAGGAAAATGAGCATAACGGAATTCGTGAAGCTCTTGACACACTTGAAAAGTTAAAGGAAAAATATAGTTTAGAATATACCTTAGCAATAAACAATGATTATATATGTCCAATGTATAAGGGAGATAATACAAGGTATTTATATACTGGAACAGTTGGAAAGCTGTTGCCTGCTTTTTATTTTGTAGGTAAGGAAACTCATGTTGGACAATGTTTTGAAGGAATAAATGCAGATGTAATTGCTTCGGAGGTAATAAATGAAATTGATTTAAATGTAGATTTATGTGATGAATACAATGGAGAGTACACACTTCCGCCTTCAGTTCTAAAGTTTAAGGATTTAAAAGAAAGCTATAATGTTCAAACGCCTTTTTCATCATTTGCATACTTTAATTATACAGTTCATAGTGAATCACCAAAACAAGCGTCAGAAAAATTAAAAAAAGCAGCTAAAAGGGCTTTTGAGAGAGTGATTAAAAGGAATGATGATAGGTACAAAAAATATTGTGAAATGACAAATCAAAAGTACGAACCTCTAAATTTTCAGGCAAAGGTTATAACTTATACACAGTTGTACACCTTAGCTAAAGCTAGATTTTCTGGGGATTTAGACAAAGAAATTAAAAGTTACGAACAAAGGCTTGTTGATAACTATGTGGATATTAGGGAAATATCACTTAGAGTTGTGGATAAAGTTTTTAATATATGGGGAGAGAAGAAACCCTGCATAGTAATGTTTTTTGCACCACCATATTGTCCTCATAATACTTTAAATGTGAAGAATGAAAAGGAAAAGGAAATTATCAATAAAATAAAAGAGTGTGCTCAGCAGTTAAAAGAAAAAGAAGGTATAAATGAAGAATTTAAAGTTATGCAATTCTTCCCTAGCTTATCAGATAGCAGCTATCTTAAAATAGATGATGATAGTGAGGGAATAGAAAGCTTAACCTCTAATTTTCCTGGGTGGGACAGGGTATATGGCGTTCCTGTTCAAAAAATAAAAGATCTTAATATACCAGCAATAAACTACGGATGTTATGGTAAGGATGCTCATAAGTGGACGGAAAGAGTTTATAAGCCATATTCTTTTGAGGTTCTTCCAAAATTAATAATGCTTACAATAGAGAAGTTTTTATAGATTAAAAAAAGAGGAGACCATGTAAGCTAATTTTACATTTGGTTTCCTACATATAGATAGGAGAGAATGAAAATGAGCAGTTTATATGAAAGAAGTCTTAAGGTTATCCCACCGGTAGCAGGAAGAGCTACAAAACTTGGAGTAGTAAGAGGAGAGGGGGCATACCTTTATACTGAGGATGGTAGAAAGGTCTTGGATTTTGCTAGTGGCGTTGCTGTATGCAACTTAGGGCACAATAATCCAGCGGTTATCAAGGCAGCAAAGGAACAAATGGACAAGCTTATACATGGTGGCCATAATGTTGTCTACTATGAATCATATGTAAAACTTGCGGAAAAAATAGTTGAACTCACAGGTAATAAAACAATGGTTTATTTCAGTAACAGTGGTGCGGAAGCCAATGAAGGAGCTATAAAATTAGCAAAATACATAACTAAAAGGCAGGCTATAATATCTTTTAAAGGATCTTTTCATGGAAGAACTTTAGCTACAACCTCTATAACAGGTTCAAGCTCTAAGTACAGAAAAAATTATGAAGGACTTCTTCCAAGCGTATATTTTGCAGAATATCCATATTGTTTTAGATGCCCGTATAAACAAAATAAAGAAAGCTGCAATATGGAATGCATTAGTCAATTTGAAGATATGTTTAAAAAGCTTATTGAGCCTGAAAGTGTTGCTGCAATTATAATGGAGCCAGTACAAGGAGAGGGAGGCTATATTGTTCCACCTAAAAAGTTCTTAAAAGCTGTTAGAGAAATTTGCGACAAGTATGGAATATGCCTTATTTTTGATGAAGTTCAATGTGGTTTTGGAAGAACGGGAAAAATCTTTGCCCATGAGAACTTTGAAGTAGAGCCAGATATTTTTACTTGTGCAAAGGCAATTGCCTCAGGTTTTCCTTTAAGCGCAGTTATAGGTAAAAAAGAACTTATGGAAAAATGGCCAGCAGGGGCTCATGGTGGAACCTTTGGAGGAAACCCTGTGGCTTGTGCAGCTTCACTTGCGACTATAAAGGAACTAGAAAGTGGAGTTTTAGATAATGCAAATAACATGGGAAATTACTTAAAGGAAGAACTTTTAAAGCTTAAGGACAAATATGCTTGTATAGGAGATATAAGAGGAATTGGACTTATGATAGGTATGGAGTTTTGCAAAGAAAATAATAATCCAGATGGTGATATAGTAACGTTTATTAGAGAAGTTGCAGTAAATAATAATCTAATACTTTTAGGTTGTGGAACAGAGCATAACGTACTTAGATTTATAGCACCACTTACTGTGGAAAAAAGTGAAATAGATATGGCAATATCCATAGTTGAAAAAGGTATTGTAGAATATTTAAATAAGTAAGGTAAAATGACTTGAGAGAAGCTTTGTTATTTCTCTCAAGTCATTTTAGTGTATATCAAGAAGGTAATAATTGAATTCTTCTGAAGAACTAGCTAACTTAAAATTGCAATTTTTAAGAACTCTGTTAGAGCCAGTATTTGTTTTTAAAACCTTACAAGCAGTTATGCCCTTTAGGTCAGGATTTTTTGAGGCCCAGTTTGATAATAAAGATAGGGCTTCAGTCATAAGACCTTGTTTTCTATAAGCACAAGATATACTGTAACCTACTTCTACGTGTCCTCCTTCATCTGGAGTTCCTTTAAAACCAATAAAACCTATGCCACTTTTGGTATTCTTATCTACAATGAGCCAGTAAGTATACCACTCATGTATATCTTTAGGTACTTTCTCCATCTTTTTAATCTTTTTTGAGATTGCTGATTTAGTAAAGTCAAATATTGCGTTTTGATTAATGTGGACTTTAATAAGATTAATAGTTCCTTTTTCAATATTTATAAGGTCATCAAAGGACAATGGGCGCAAAAGTAGTCTTTCTGATTCTAATATTATTTTATTCATATTTGTTTTTAGGGAGAGAAGATAAAATATTCTTAAAAACTCCCGCTAAAGGTCACCTCCATTTTTAAATTATATATATTCATTATATAGTACTTGTTTGTTGATTTAAATTGATGTTATAGAAGACTTACAACTTTGTAAGCCTTTTTTAAGTATAATAAATTTTATAACATCACCTTATCATATAGAATGGTATATAATAAAAGCTTTATATGAATGGGGGATATTAATATTGAATCGATTAACCAAGTTTTCGCTTAAGAATATGTTTGTAATATTTCTTATAATAATTTTGATTACAGTTGGAGGACTTTATTCCACAAAAACTATAAATATGGAGTCTATGCCTAATATAAACATACCAGTTGTAACAGCAGTAACGGTTTATCCAGGTGCATCGCCAGAACAGGTTGCAAGCGATATATCGAGGCCAGTACAAAAAGCAATTTCAGGGATACAGGGCATACAGGATGTAAAAACTACATCAAATGAAAATGTATCTGTAGTAGTTGCTCAATTTGATTATTCGGCTGATATGGATAAAGCTCAGAAAAATGTAGAGGATGCTGTTAATAAGATTAAATTTCCAGAGAGTGCTAAGAAGTCAACAATTTCTAGAATAAGTATGGGAAGTGCACCTATAATGACTTATTCTATAAATAGCACTAAAAGTATAGATGAATTAACTAAGATTGTTAATGATAAGATTGAGCCAAAGCTCAGCGGAATTTCTGGAGTTTCAAGTGTAGAGATGCAAGGAACTTCCAATGATGATATATATGTAAAAGTTGATAATGATAAACTTAAAAATAATGGACTTACTTTATCAGATGTGAAGACTGCACTTCAGGGAAATAATATATCTATTCCAGCAGGAAGTGTAAACGTGGGAGATAGTACTCTTCCAATAGAAATGACCAAGAAGCTGTATACTACTGCGGATATAGAAGCTATGCCTATAGCTGTTATTCCAAATCAAACCAAGGTTGTAGGAGAGGCATTTCAACAGGTTCAGGGAGGAATGACACAATTAGGACAGGCTGTCGGTCAACTAGGACAAAATATGGGACAATTAGGACAGGCTGTTGGTCAAATGGGCCAAGGCATGGGACAAATGGGGCAGATGGTTGGAGGAAACACACAGTCCATCGCAATATTAAATCAAATGCAAAAAGCGCAATCTCAAATATTATTAGAGCAGGAGGTTTTGACTAACCCTACCTCATCAGCTCAAGATAAGACTAAGGCGCAGGCAACTATAACAGCAGCTCAAGGTATGCTTCAGCAGGCTCAAGCTCAGCTTGATAAACTTATGGGCGCGCAAATAGAAAGTAGTAAAGCTTTAAGCAGCTCAGCTGGATCATTGAAAACCGCAGCTCCAAGCCAAGGAACAGCAAAATCAAGCTCTGCACCAAGCTTAGGCAGTAGTTCTTCTTCAAGCAGTTCAAATGCATCGCAGATTAAAGTTGTATACCTTAAAGATGTGGCAACTGTAACAAGAGGAAGTGCAGATAAAAGTTATTTTATAAGATCAAATAGTAAAAACAGTATCATACTTAACATTTATAAGACAGATGATGGAAATACAGTAAATGTTGCAAAAGATGTAGCAAGTGCTCTTGAAGATTTACAAAAATCCAACAACGGCATTAAGTTTAATAAGATAAGTGATTCATCAAAATACGTTAAGGATTCTGTAAATGGAATGGTTAGAGAGGGAGTTTTAGGAGCTCTTTTTGCAATAGTAGTTATAGCATTTTTCTTAAAAAATATAAAGGCTACCATAATAGCTGTAGTTTCTATACCACTTTCAATACTTATAGCACTTATACTTCTACCTAGATTTGGAATAACTTTAAATATAATGTCACTTTCGGGAATGGCGGTGGCAGTAGGGCGTATAGTTGATGACTCCATTGTTGTT is from Clostridium acetobutylicum ATCC 824 and encodes:
- a CDS encoding M20/M25/M40 family metallo-hydrolase, yielding MSRISEEIENLTVELVKVPSVNGTEGEGNIGNKILSYLKEIDYFKEHEEYAFRIPLKNDKLGRGNVFALIRGEKGQSNRTIILHGHMDTVAVDDYGSLKDYAFDPDILQKKLKEIELPEEVREDLDSGDWMFGRGASDMKSGDAVHLVVLKELSKRVKDISGNILFMSNPVEENEHNGIREALDTLEKLKEKYSLEYTLAINNDYICPMYKGDNTRYLYTGTVGKLLPAFYFVGKETHVGQCFEGINADVIASEVINEIDLNVDLCDEYNGEYTLPPSVLKFKDLKESYNVQTPFSSFAYFNYTVHSESPKQASEKLKKAAKRAFERVIKRNDDRYKKYCEMTNQKYEPLNFQAKVITYTQLYTLAKARFSGDLDKEIKSYEQRLVDNYVDIREISLRVVDKVFNIWGEKKPCIVMFFAPPYCPHNTLNVKNEKEKEIINKIKECAQQLKEKEGINEEFKVMQFFPSLSDSSYLKIDDDSEGIESLTSNFPGWDRVYGVPVQKIKDLNIPAINYGCYGKDAHKWTERVYKPYSFEVLPKLIMLTIEKFL
- a CDS encoding GNAT family N-acetyltransferase codes for the protein MNKIILESERLLLRPLSFDDLINIEKGTINLIKVHINQNAIFDFTKSAISKKIKKMEKVPKDIHEWYTYWLIVDKNTKSGIGFIGFKGTPDEGGHVEVGYSISCAYRKQGLMTEALSLLSNWASKNPDLKGITACKVLKTNTGSNRVLKNCNFKLASSSEEFNYYLLDIH
- a CDS encoding AEC family transporter — protein: MYVFEQIVILFLIMGIGYYAAKSKIIDDDTTSHLSNFIVSITLPLMILTSFNVEYSRKTVITIINLLVFSVAAFIISIVIGKIISFKFAMDKRDILMFMSIFSNCGFIGFPVLKVVYGNKGVLYTSIFNLVYNVFIWTIGIVIINDKREKIDYKKILFNHNIIAVIVGVFLMLLSIKIPYVMSSAFNLIGSMTAPLSMIVIGSILAGVDFNDIFKDWSLYYIAILRLIIIPLIIYFALKPFQINKIVIGVIIICEAMPGGTLCPILAKSCNRNFKYASKIVLITTILSMMTIPFMTLFLKI
- a CDS encoding hemerythrin domain-containing protein, whose product is MYIDNLKRQHTEIYSSIKMLKGFIDKKMSEEDYAEMAKTVSVLAGILKVHLQSEDKFLYPELLKNKDEAISNMAKEYIDDMGNIGKKFEEYKNKYNTKIKVCDNVLSLKKDTEEVLNLLVNRLNKEDKALYPLIN
- a CDS encoding endonuclease V, producing the protein MKTVNVHGFEASSKEEFQVIQSSLVKRIKLISDFKEEDIKLCAGVDLAYWTKGEKQYGVCCIIVIDYNTGEIIEKAYDYGEIEVPYMPGFLAFRELPLVIKTVKKLKNEPDIFMFDGNGYLHYNHMGIATHASFFLNKPTIGVAKSYLKVAGVDFEMPESFEGAFKDIVINEEVYGRVLRTKKDVKPIFVSCGNYIDLETCTKICSKLINNDSRLPITVRLADLETHKRRSELS
- a CDS encoding LacI family DNA-binding transcriptional regulator, whose product is MVSIKDIARYCGVSAMTVSRALNNSDDIAEATKEKILKVCEELKYKPNSAAKSLITKKTNMIGLIIPDIANQYYANISKGVSSYIEKHGYGLILCNSNRKKPNEVKYLDFLSEGRVDGIIILPVKPRKEDYEDISRQIPMVMADNFAKGLEVNFVGIDNYAGAIKIITHMVNQGYKKIGVILGDKDSTASSERLNGYKKVLEDKGISYNEDIVIHSNSTFEDGFNIASILIEKGVDSIFAINDTVAMGVIKYCYEKGIKLPEELGLAGYDNIEQAAMLTIPLTTVDQDNKKIGTIAAKMLVDAIKGNAKKTEKIILEPTLVIRKSCGE
- a CDS encoding MBL fold metallo-hydrolase; this encodes MFDFIGNGSAFNTERGNNSAFIKKNSSMILVDCGGTVFHRIKQLNLLQDIKNLYIIITHTHPDHIGSLGDLIFYCYYILKFKPTIIYPNKDIITDFFNIIGVGDEMYELVSDNKVNLTAPEFGDLNIEFIPASHVGVIPAYGFLIGMSDNLVYYSGDGNKLPEKNYK
- a CDS encoding phosphoglycerate dehydrogenase, which translates into the protein MKTKALFTFHFSEDEIKNLEELGFEIILRREKDLKYTKELEDVEFMFTYNPFKHFDIAKLKKLKWIQLESDGFEQIPKEYTKNNGIIVTNNKNGYSVPISEWIVWSILSTYKEANIFFQNKQDKKWKLRTSLREIFGETVGILGTGHIAIETAKRLQAFGVNVLGLNTTGRKVEYFNECYAKDRVEEMIKECDVVVSLLPITDETHHFINERIFLLMKNGVVFVNASRGKVVEEEKLIKFLKNGKIRAAALDVVEEEPLSKDSPLWQMNNVIITPHNSWISQNMAKRKYKLVYENMRRYKAGEQLKNIVDLQKGY
- a CDS encoding aspartate aminotransferase family protein encodes the protein MSSLYERSLKVIPPVAGRATKLGVVRGEGAYLYTEDGRKVLDFASGVAVCNLGHNNPAVIKAAKEQMDKLIHGGHNVVYYESYVKLAEKIVELTGNKTMVYFSNSGAEANEGAIKLAKYITKRQAIISFKGSFHGRTLATTSITGSSSKYRKNYEGLLPSVYFAEYPYCFRCPYKQNKESCNMECISQFEDMFKKLIEPESVAAIIMEPVQGEGGYIVPPKKFLKAVREICDKYGICLIFDEVQCGFGRTGKIFAHENFEVEPDIFTCAKAIASGFPLSAVIGKKELMEKWPAGAHGGTFGGNPVACAASLATIKELESGVLDNANNMGNYLKEELLKLKDKYACIGDIRGIGLMIGMEFCKENNNPDGDIVTFIREVAVNNNLILLGCGTEHNVLRFIAPLTVEKSEIDMAISIVEKGIVEYLNK
- the kduD gene encoding 2-dehydro-3-deoxy-D-gluconate 5-dehydrogenase KduD translates to MNFSIQDFSMDFFSLKGKVAIVTGGNTGLGQGYALALAKAGADLFIVTHGTNWDETRKLIEDEGRKVEFYKADLSKKESIPGIFDKCMELYGRLDILVNNAGTIRRAPITEYRDEDWEYIINTNLNSIYHLSQRAAKIMIKQGSGKIINIASMLSFQGGKFVPPYTASKHGVAGLTKAFANELADKNIQINAIAPGYIVTKNTEAIRNDESRNNEILSRIPAGKWGYPFDVMGTVVFLASRASDYINGHILAVDGGWLVR